The Horticoccus luteus DNA window GCCACGACTACTATCACCACTTCGACCTCGGCGAAGGCGCCGATCTCTACAACGTCGGCACCACGCGCGGCTGCGGCGGCACCGGCATCTGGGACGGACACGAACTCGCCATCGGCCGCAACTACCGCACGTGGACCGTCCTCGCCAACGGCCCCGTGCGTGCGATCTTCGAACTCACCTACGACGCGTGGGACGCCCACGGCCGCCAGATCGCCGAGACCAAGCGCTTCACCGTCGATGCCGGGCATTACCTCGACCAGATCGACAGCACCTTCACCGTCACCGGCGATTCCACCGCTCCGCTCACCGTCGCCATCGGCTTGAATAAAACGCCCAGCGACAAGGGCGAAGATCCCACCGTGACCCTTACGCAGGACGCCGACACCGGCGTGCTCGCCCAATGGCTCGCGCAAAAGATCCACGGTGGCATGGCCACCGGCATCATCGTGCCGCCCGGCGATTTCGCCGGCTTCGCCGAAGACGCCCGCAACCTGCTCGTGCTCGCGCATGCCAAGCCCGGCGCCCCGTTGCGCTACTACGTCGGCGGCGCGTGGTCGGAAGCCGGTGAAATCACCGACGCCGCCGCGTGGAAATCGTATCTCACCGCCGAGTCCGCGCGCCTCGCCTCACCGGTCCGCGTCGCGCTCAGCACGCGCTAACGCGCCCTCACCTTTCCGCGCGTTGATCGCCCTACGCCGTCTTCTCCTCGCCGCGCTCACCCTCGCTGGCGTCAATCTCGCAGCGCCCTCACTCCTCGCCGCCGGCTGGGACGACCTGCCCGCGGTCCTCGCGCGGATCTCGGCGCCGCAATTTCCGGCGCGCGATTTTCCGATCACCGAGTTCGGTGCGCGGCCCGGCCTCGATGCCACCGCCGCTCTGCGCGCGGCCATCGCCGCCTGCTCGGCGGCCGGCGGCGGCCGCGTCGTCGTGCCCGCCGGCCTCTGGCTCACCGGTGCGATCCATCTCCGCAGCGGCGTCAACCTCCACGTTTCCGCCGGCGCGACGTTGCGGTTTTCCACCGACCCGACCGCCTATCCCCTCGTGTTCACGCGCTGGGAAGGCATCGAGTGCCTCAACCATTCGCCGCTCATCTACGCGTTCGAGCAGGAAAACATCGCCGTCACCGGCACCGGCACTCTCGACGGTCAGGCGAGCGACGACACGTGGTGGCGCTGGGTCAACCGCTCCGCCGAGGGCCTCCGCCCGCAACAGGCTGCCCGCGACGCCCTCGTCGCTTTGGGCGAACAAGGCGTGCCCGTCACACAACGGATTTTCG harbors:
- a CDS encoding DUF4861 family protein translates to MKLLPLLLALAAPAALSAADQLVVTVTHDLAVARPAETISVPWADVNRALPHAMMYHLAVKDAAGHVLPYQVTNINPTAKDPQRDGGAYGELLFQHDFAPGEKSATFTVEKIAANAPLFPTKVFARYVPERLDDFAWENDKVAHRIYGPALAAPAAPGSGKEVLVTSGVDLWVKRVSYPVVDRWYNKGHDYYHHFDLGEGADLYNVGTTRGCGGTGIWDGHELAIGRNYRTWTVLANGPVRAIFELTYDAWDAHGRQIAETKRFTVDAGHYLDQIDSTFTVTGDSTAPLTVAIGLNKTPSDKGEDPTVTLTQDADTGVLAQWLAQKIHGGMATGIIVPPGDFAGFAEDARNLLVLAHAKPGAPLRYYVGGAWSEAGEITDAAAWKSYLTAESARLASPVRVALSTR